A segment of the Candidatus Sumerlaea chitinivorans genome:
CGAAAATGCCGATTTCATGCCCCGGGACATTGCTTGGACAGCATTACCGTCGAGCAGGTGCTTGACGCGATTGGGCGCCTCTTGCATTAGATCGTGAGAGTCGGAAGAGCGGGACTGAGAAATTGCTTTGAATCGAATGGGCGGTTTGTGGGTATAGCCAACGGCGCTACATGATGGTGGGGTCGTACAAGCTATTTAACATGCTTATCGCCGACCCCCAAGGAGATGAAGTAAGATGAGAAAAGGCATTCATCCTGACTACGGATTCGCCACGGTCAGCTGCGCGTGTGGGGCGACGTTCCGGACGCGTTCGACGCGTGCAGAGTACCGGCTTGAGATTTGCTCGAACTGCCATCCTTTCTTCACTGGGCAACAGAAATTTGTGGACACCGCAGGACGTGTTGAAAAATTCCGTCAGCGGTACCAGAAAAAGGCCTCAAGCGAGGAATAGTAGTCGTCAATCAGCTAAAAGAGGAGCGGACACCGTGGTGTCCGCTCGCGTTGTTTTTCACTCGCTAAAGTTTTCAAGAAAGACCTTCTTGAGTTCCTCTTCCTGCTGTCCAACTCCCCCAGTCACAATTGTCAAATGAACGCTTATCAGCGTGCGGGCCCAGTTCCCTCTATTACCCGAGGGCTTTGTTTTTGCGCCATTAAATGGGATTGAGTGCCCAACCGTCGCCCGACCATTACTCCCTTCCCTCGCATCAAAAACAATGCACTGAAGTTCCCAGTCCTGTTTTTTAGTGGCGAATTGGCAAAAAGATTGCTCTAACTCAACTGCGGCTCCAGAGGTGATTGGAAAGGATGACGAACCATGAAAGCGCTCGACAAATTCGACGCAGTGCGCGCGCGATCGTCACTTCGTAGTCTGTTTCTCATTGTAGCCTGTTGGATGGCCATTTGTGCAGTTCACGGACAAGAGCCCACCACCGCGGCTTTGGAGCAGAGCAAACAGCGGCTTACAACGAAGGATCCAGCGACTGCACAAAAATCTGACACCGTGAGCACCGATCCGCTCGCCGAACTCTCCGGAGTTGGGGGGCAATGGATCGTGCCGCCCGGTACGGAGATGGCCACACGGCCAGCCCAAGCTTTGGAATCAACACCTCGTGCGACGCAAGCTTCAGTTACTTCACCCCCTGAAGCTTCTCCAGTATCTTCCGAATCCGAGCCCGAGAGTGCCAAGCCGCCGAAAAAAAGCGAATCGCAACCTGCGCTCTCTGAGGCCAAGACGGTTCCCCTTCCCCGAAAGCAGACGACACTCGTCGGCACAATAGAGGAAATTGAGTCGGCCAAAGGTCGTGTTGGGAAGGAGCTGATTCTTGCGACCGAAGACGGATTGGCGACGGTCATTGTCCCGCCAACGACAGCCAAGGAATTGCCGTCTGTGGGTACGAAGATACGCATCAAAGGCACTGTCGAGACCGAGGACCCGCTTCAGGTTTATGCCACGAACTTGGAGGTTTTACCAAAGAAGGGGAAAACCGAGAGCACGCGGGACTCGGAAATGGTGGAAGAGGAGGAAAAGCCGGCTCGGTCTGAGGAAGATCGCACAGGCGTGGGTGAAGGCCAACTGCGTATTGTCGTGGTTGGGACGATCAAATCGGCACGTCCCGCTAAGGACGGACGTGATTTGGAAATCACCTTGGCGACCAAGCAGTACGGGCAGGTGCGCGTGTTGATTTCACCTAACGTTGTGCAACGCGTGCCGGCGGTGGGGAGCGAAATCCGGGTGCGCGGAGCCATTGAGCGCCAGCGCGACCCGATGATCATCCGTGCCTTCGATGTGGATACTCTCCGTCGACGCTCCGAGGCTACGCCGGTAGAGAATCCCGTTTTCGCAGAATGTCCACCGATTGTAGTTCCAGTTCCTGTGTTTGTCGCTGTCTGGTAGAAAAACATTCGCGAAAGTTCGAGACGTTCGATGAGGTACCTCACAGAGTCGCTGCGTTTAGAAAGTCTTCCGCCATTCCGCAAGTGCACAGTTGAGGAGTGCGAGAATCCGCGGGTACTGGATTCACAGTTCTGTGCCCACCATTTTGGGGATCAGACACTCCTTCGGAATCGCGTGGCGGAACTTGCTCGTGTGCCAAACGGGCTTGTGGGTGTCTGCCTTGCGGGAGCAGATCTTAAAGGCATGTCGCTCGAAGGAGCTGACATCTCGTATTCGGATCTTACGGGCGCCGATTTGACGGACGCACAACTTAGCCGCGCCAAGCTCTCGCATGTTCTTGCTGAGAGCGCGCGACTCGATCGTGCGGATTTGTCCCACGCGATCCTCGATTTTGCGTGTCTGGGCTTGGCCTCGTGTCGCGGAACGTCCTTCGAGGACGCCGTGGCAGAGAACGCTAACTTTATTGGGGCAGTGCTGGTGGGCGCGAATTTCGTCCGGGCTCGGTTATTCTATGCACGGTTTGGTCGTGCGGACTGCACGGGTGCGGTGTTTCGAAATGCTGACATCGAACGTACCATCTTTCGCCAGACTCGCCTCATCGAAGCCGATTTCGGCGGGGCGACGGGCCGTGCCGTCTTTGATAACGTGATCCGCTGATAATGCTCACAAGATCAGACTGGTACTGGAGCACGCAGAACGCACGCTCCCCGTGGCTGGTTGGACATTGAAAGTATCAGATACTAGTAGCGCCACCGTGTTCGCGTTTCAGGGCGTATTCGTGGATCTTTGCGCGCAGAGTGTTGCGGTGAATTCCCAAGATCTCCGCGGCTTTGGCCTGATTCCAACCGCAGGCGTTTAACACGTGATGAATGTACTCCCGCTCAATTTCGTGTAAGGGGCGAAGGCGTGCCTGGGACACTTGTTGAGCAAGGGAAGGAGCCCTTTCCAAATTGGGCAGGTGGTCTTTTTTCGCAAGATGCTCAAAATCAGAAGCCGTGAGAATCGGGTGATCGGCCAGTATGACAGCACGCTCGATGATGTTTGCCAGCTCGCGGATATTGCCGGGCCACGTATAGCGCTGGAGAATTGCAATTGCTTGGTCGTCAATACCCAGAATTTTCTTTCCGAAGCGGCGGGCGCACTCTAACGCAAAGTGTTCAGCAAGCGGGGCAATGTCCTCGGCACGGTGACGCAAGGGGGGCAATACAAAGCGAATCACATTTAGCCGATACCAAAGATCCTCACGGAAACGTCCCTCGCGCACGGCGCTCTCAAGGTCCGTGTTGGTGGCGGCAATCACCCGGACGTCTGCTTCAATGGCGCGTGTTCCACCAACACGGTAAAAAGCCTTTTCCTGCAGGAAACGCAAAAGCTTGGGCTGCAGGGAAAGGTCCAATGAACCTACTTCGTCGAGGAACAAGGTTCCTCCATGGGCAGCTTCGATTTTTCCAATGGTGGTGCGGGCGGCACCGGTAAAGGCGCCACGCTCGTAACCGAATAGCTCACTCTCGAACAAGTTTGAGGGAATCGCTGCACAATTCAGAGCGATGAATGGGCCACTTCGCCGCCTGCTGGCGTCGTGAATCGCCCGCGCCAAAATCTCCTTCCCTGTGCCGCTTTCGCCAGTAATGAGGACAGTGGCATCGGTGGCGGCGACGCGTCTGGCTTCATCGAAGATTTTCTGAACAGTTGGATTGCGCGAGGGAACAATCCGATGACCAGAACTGTCCGGCGGGATTTGATCAAGCCAATCCACAAGTTGTGCGGCGTGAAATACCCCCGCACTCATTTTCGCCAGAGCATGAAACAACGCCAAATCACGGAGCGAATACGCGTCCAATTGTTCCCGTTCAAGGACGAGAATGGCAAGGACGGCATTGTTATGCATCACCGGCGCACACATCGTGGTAAGGCAAGCTTCGCCTGTGGGGACAAATGCATCTGAGTTCTCGGATGAATGGCGATTCCACAGTTTTTCCAGCGTCTCGGAAAGTTGAGAATTTCGCTCGCTAATGAGCGTGGGGCGCTTCTCTTCAAAGCTGCTCGCGAGGGCTGTGCGGTTCACAGGGGTGAGTTTCCCTTCTGGCAACGCGACAACGGGTCGCAGTTTCTTCGTATAGGCATCGCGAACAAAGATGCTTCCAAAGTCAGCGTGAAAAAGCCTCATGAGGTGAGTGAGCAGGCGCAGCGCCATTTCGCCCGTCCGCTCGGGTGGGGACGCAAAGATGTCTGCGATTTGCGTGACAAACTCCACCAAATCCCGTTCCCGCCCCGAGAGCGTCTCACGGACCTCTGGCGACATGCTGAGCTCGCGGGTGACTTCTTGCGTCGGATAAAGTACGACACTTGTATTCGAGAAACGGGCGTTTTCGAGGACGAGATCCGGGTTGAAGGCAAGGAGGGTATTGCCAACCAGAATCTCGTCGTTTTTCAAAAGCACCTTTTGAGTCACGCGTTGGCCATTGACGATGAGTCCGTTTCGTGAGCCTCGGTCGTAGATAATGTAGGCTAACCTTGAGCGAACAATTTCCGCATGCAAACGCGAGACGCCGGGGTCGGGGATCTGGATTTCATTCTCTTCTCCCCGCCCGATACGTGTGCATTCGCCAAGTTCATAGGACATGCCGAGATTCGGGCCCTTAAGCACCACCAAGCGACCCGGAGCCAATCCGTTCGCTTGACTCTCTGGATTCAAATAGTCTTTCATCGTCGTCACATCTTTTATAGTGGGTGAAACGAATGGGCAAGAAAGTGTTTTTGCAAATTGCAAGTGGTCTTCTTATTCTTGTGGGTTTGTGGGGCTGCGCAGAACAGAAGCAGGCGTCGCAGGTTGATAATCCGCAGGTGGCGGAAGAAAAGAAAGCCGAGCCAATCGTATTGGCTGTGGCCGGGCCCTTTACAGGCGACAGCTCAGAGTTCGGTGTTCAAATCAAAATGGCAGTGGAGCTTGCTGCGGAAGAGCTCAACAAAGCTGGCGGAGTCAACGGCCGTCCCATCCAACTGCAACTGGAAGACGATGCTGGGAATCCCGCCGACGCCCAGAATGTGGCAACAAAGATCGCCAGCAATCCGAAAGTTGTGGCCGTAATAGGTCACTTCAATAGCTCATGTTCCTTGGCTGCCAAAGGCGCTTACACCGAGGCGAAGCTGGTGATGTTCTCACCAGCGTCCACCAACGTGAACGTAACGCGTGGCAGTGACTACGTGTTCCGCAACATCTTTACAGACGATTTTCAGGGGCAATGTCTTGCCCGCTATGCCGGGGAAGTGCTTGGCCTCAAGAAAGTGGCTATCCTCTTTGACAATGATGACTACGGTACCGGTTTGAAGGAGAGCTTCAAAGCCAAAGCCGCACAGCTGGGCATGACGATCGTGAGCGAAACAGCTTACGGCAAGGACGCGAACGATTTCCGATCCCAACTCACGACCATTCAATCCTCTCAACCCGAGATCATTCTCGTTGCTGGCTTGTACAAGCATGCGGCCGTGATCGCGAAGCAAGCGCGTGAGCTCGGTATCCCAACCCAGTTCCTTGGGGGCGATGGAGTATTCTCGGATCGTTATATCCAGCTCGCTGGGCAAGCAGCGGAAGGAACTTACGTTTCTTGCCCATTCCTGTTTGAGCTTGGTGGAGAGCGCGCAAAGAAGTTCGCGGAGTCCTTCCGTGCAAAGTACAATCGCGAACCCGACGCGTGGGCTGCGCTCAGCTATGATGCGTTCCAGATGATTGTCACGGCTATGCGCGAGAAAGGCGTGAGCCGCGAAGGGATTTTCCAGTACCTGAAAGGCATCAATTCAGCGGCGACTGCCTACGACGGTTTGACAGGCAAA
Coding sequences within it:
- a CDS encoding ribosomal protein L31 — translated: MRKGIHPDYGFATVSCACGATFRTRSTRAEYRLEICSNCHPFFTGQQKFVDTAGRVEKFRQRYQKKASSEE
- a CDS encoding Response regulator of zinc sigma-54-dependent two-component system, yielding MKDYLNPESQANGLAPGRLVVLKGPNLGMSYELGECTRIGRGEENEIQIPDPGVSRLHAEIVRSRLAYIIYDRGSRNGLIVNGQRVTQKVLLKNDEILVGNTLLAFNPDLVLENARFSNTSVVLYPTQEVTRELSMSPEVRETLSGRERDLVEFVTQIADIFASPPERTGEMALRLLTHLMRLFHADFGSIFVRDAYTKKLRPVVALPEGKLTPVNRTALASSFEEKRPTLISERNSQLSETLEKLWNRHSSENSDAFVPTGEACLTTMCAPVMHNNAVLAILVLEREQLDAYSLRDLALFHALAKMSAGVFHAAQLVDWLDQIPPDSSGHRIVPSRNPTVQKIFDEARRVAATDATVLITGESGTGKEILARAIHDASRRRSGPFIALNCAAIPSNLFESELFGYERGAFTGAARTTIGKIEAAHGGTLFLDEVGSLDLSLQPKLLRFLQEKAFYRVGGTRAIEADVRVIAATNTDLESAVREGRFREDLWYRLNVIRFVLPPLRHRAEDIAPLAEHFALECARRFGKKILGIDDQAIAILQRYTWPGNIRELANIIERAVILADHPILTASDFEHLAKKDHLPNLERAPSLAQQVSQARLRPLHEIEREYIHHVLNACGWNQAKAAEILGIHRNTLRAKIHEYALKREHGGATSI
- a CDS encoding Branched-chain amino acid ABC transporter, amino acid-binding protein yields the protein MGKKVFLQIASGLLILVGLWGCAEQKQASQVDNPQVAEEKKAEPIVLAVAGPFTGDSSEFGVQIKMAVELAAEELNKAGGVNGRPIQLQLEDDAGNPADAQNVATKIASNPKVVAVIGHFNSSCSLAAKGAYTEAKLVMFSPASTNVNVTRGSDYVFRNIFTDDFQGQCLARYAGEVLGLKKVAILFDNDDYGTGLKESFKAKAAQLGMTIVSETAYGKDANDFRSQLTTIQSSQPEIILVAGLYKHAAVIAKQARELGIPTQFLGGDGVFSDRYIQLAGQAAEGTYVSCPFLFELGGERAKKFAESFRAKYNREPDAWAALSYDAFQMIVTAMREKGVSREGIFQYLKGINSAATAYDGLTGKIFFDEEGDCRKPVQVAIVKNGRFVAAEKQLPLEDETKVPQPAASASETTR